A genomic stretch from Achromobacter spanius includes:
- the rpmC gene encoding 50S ribosomal protein L29 encodes MKASELRSKDAAELGKELESLLKAQFGLRMQKATQQLANTSQLRNVRRDIARVRTLLTEKAGK; translated from the coding sequence ATGAAAGCTAGCGAACTCCGTTCGAAAGACGCCGCCGAGCTCGGCAAAGAGCTCGAAAGCCTGCTGAAGGCACAATTCGGTCTGCGTATGCAGAAGGCCACGCAGCAACTGGCCAACACCAGCCAGCTGCGCAACGTGCGTCGCGACATTGCGCGCGTTCGTACCTTGCTGACCGAGAAGGCAGGGAAATAA
- the rpsC gene encoding 30S ribosomal protein S3: MGQKIHPTGFRLAVTRNWSSRWFADDKAFGTMLAEDIRVREYLKKKLKSASVGRVIIERPAKNARITVYSARPGVVIGKRGEDIENLKADLQRLMGVPVHVNIEEIRKPETDAQLIADSISQQLEKRIMFRRAMKRAMQNAMRLGAQGIKIMSAGRLNGIEIARTEWYREGRVPLHTLKANIDYGTSEAHTTYGVIGIKVWVYKGDMLANGELPPETATPREEERRPRRAPRGDRPDGARTGRPGGRGRGGPRKADAAPAPEGE; encoded by the coding sequence ATGGGTCAGAAAATTCACCCCACTGGGTTCCGTCTCGCGGTCACCCGTAATTGGTCCTCGCGTTGGTTCGCCGACGACAAGGCCTTCGGCACGATGCTTGCCGAAGACATTCGCGTTCGCGAGTACCTGAAAAAGAAGCTCAAGAGCGCCTCCGTTGGTCGCGTGATCATCGAGCGTCCGGCCAAGAATGCCCGCATCACCGTCTACTCGGCTCGTCCGGGCGTGGTGATCGGCAAGCGCGGCGAGGACATCGAAAACCTGAAGGCCGATCTGCAGCGTCTGATGGGCGTGCCTGTGCACGTCAACATCGAGGAAATCCGCAAGCCGGAAACCGATGCTCAACTGATCGCCGACTCGATTTCGCAACAGCTCGAGAAGCGCATCATGTTCCGTCGCGCAATGAAGCGCGCGATGCAAAACGCGATGCGTCTGGGTGCCCAAGGCATCAAGATCATGAGCGCGGGTCGTTTGAACGGTATCGAAATTGCTCGCACCGAGTGGTATCGCGAAGGCCGTGTGCCGCTGCACACCCTCAAGGCCAATATTGACTACGGCACCTCCGAAGCCCACACCACTTATGGCGTGATCGGCATCAAGGTCTGGGTCTATAAGGGCGACATGCTGGCTAACGGCGAATTGCCGCCGGAAACCGCTACCCCGCGCGAAGAAGAACGTCGTCCGCGCCGCGCTCCGCGTGGTGATCGTCCGGACGGTGCTCGCACCGGTCGTCCGGGTGGCCGTGGTCGTGGTGGTCCCCGCAAGGCGGACGCTGCTCCGGCGCCTGAAGGAGAATAA
- the rpsQ gene encoding 30S ribosomal protein S17: protein MSETQNTQVAKRQRTLVGKVVSNKMDKTVVVLVERRVKHPIFGKIIMRSAKYKAHDESNQYNEGDTVEIAEGRPISRSKSWRVVRLVEAARII from the coding sequence ATGAGCGAAACTCAAAACACCCAAGTGGCCAAGCGCCAGCGTACGCTGGTTGGCAAGGTCGTCAGCAACAAGATGGACAAGACTGTCGTCGTGCTCGTTGAGCGCCGCGTCAAGCACCCCATCTTCGGCAAGATCATCATGCGTTCCGCGAAGTACAAGGCGCACGATGAATCGAACCAATACAACGAAGGCGATACGGTTGAAATCGCTGAAGGCCGTCCCATCTCGCGCTCGAAGTCGTGGCGTGTGGTGCGTCTGGTTGAAGCCGCACGTATCATCTAA
- the rpsG gene encoding 30S ribosomal protein S7, with translation MPRRREVPKREILPDPKFGSVELAKFMNVVMLDGKKAVAERIVYGALEQVQTKTGKEPIEVFSLAINNIKPIVEVKSRRVGGANYQVPVEVRPVRRLALAMRWLREAAKKRGEKSMDLRLAGELIDASEGRGAAMKKREDTHKMAEANKAFSHFRW, from the coding sequence ATGCCCCGTCGTCGCGAAGTACCCAAGCGCGAGATTCTGCCCGATCCCAAGTTCGGTAGCGTCGAGCTCGCCAAGTTCATGAACGTCGTCATGCTGGACGGCAAGAAGGCCGTCGCCGAGCGCATCGTTTACGGTGCCCTCGAGCAAGTGCAAACCAAGACCGGCAAAGAGCCGATCGAAGTTTTCAGCCTGGCGATCAACAACATCAAGCCGATCGTCGAAGTGAAGAGCCGCCGCGTTGGCGGTGCCAACTACCAAGTGCCGGTTGAAGTGCGCCCCGTGCGCCGCCTGGCCCTGGCTATGCGTTGGCTCCGTGAAGCCGCCAAGAAGCGTGGCGAGAAGTCGATGGATCTGCGTCTTGCTGGCGAACTGATCGACGCCTCCGAAGGTCGTGGCGCCGCGATGAAGAAGCGCGAAGACACGCACAAGATGGCAGAGGCCAACAAGGCCTTCAGCCATTTCCGCTGGTAA
- the rpsJ gene encoding 30S ribosomal protein S10, translated as MKNQKIRIRLKAFDYKLIDQSAAEIVDTAKRTGAVVRGPVPLPTRIRRYDVLRSPHVNKTSRDQFEIRTHQRLMDIVDPTDKTVDALMRLDLPAGVDVEIALQ; from the coding sequence ATGAAAAACCAAAAGATCCGTATCCGCTTGAAAGCTTTCGATTACAAGCTGATCGATCAATCGGCCGCTGAAATCGTCGACACCGCCAAGCGTACCGGCGCCGTTGTCCGCGGCCCGGTGCCGCTGCCCACGCGTATCCGTCGCTACGACGTCCTGCGTTCGCCGCACGTGAACAAGACGTCGCGCGACCAGTTCGAAATCCGTACCCACCAGCGCCTGATGGACATCGTTGATCCCACCGACAAGACCGTTGACGCCCTGATGCGTCTGGACCTGCCGGCCGGCGTCGACGTCGAAATCGCGCTGCAGTAA
- the fusA gene encoding elongation factor G, protein MARKTPIERYRNIGISAHIDAGKTTTTERILFYTGVNHKIGEVHDGAATMDWMEQEQERGITITSAATTAFWRGMAKNYPEHRINIIDTPGHVDFTIEVERSMRVLDGACMVYCAVGGVQPQSETVWRQANKYGVPRLAFVNKMDRTGANFFKVYDQLKNRLRANPVPIVIPIGAEDTFQGVVDLVKMKAIIWDEASQGIKFDYHEIPAELEGLANEWREKLVEAAAESSEELMNKYLETGALDEAEINLAIRQRTIAGEIQPMLCGTAFKNKGVQRMLDAVIDYLPSPVDIPAVDGQDDEGNPITREADDGEKFSALAFKLMSDPFVGQLTFVRVYSGVLKSGDTVYNPIKGKKERIGRILQMHANNREEIKEVLAGDIAAVVGLKDVTTGETLCDTDSHILLERMIFPEPVISQAVEPKSKADQEKMGLALSRLAQEDPSFRVRSDEESGQTIISGMGELHLEILVDRMKREFGVEANVGKPQVAYRETIRKTCDEVEGKFVKQSGGRGQYGHVVLKVEPLAPGGGYEFVDAIKGGVVPREYIPAVDKGIQETLPSGVLAGYPIVDVKVTLFFGSYHDVDSNENAFKMAGSMAFKEGLRKASPVLLEPMMAVEVETPEDYAGTVMGDLSSRRGMVQGMDDMVGGGKTIKAEVPLAEMFGYATNLRSLTQGRATYTMEFKHYSEAPKNVADEVIAARAK, encoded by the coding sequence ATGGCCCGCAAAACCCCGATCGAGCGCTATCGCAACATTGGTATCTCTGCGCACATCGATGCAGGGAAAACCACCACGACCGAACGTATCTTGTTCTACACCGGCGTCAATCACAAGATTGGCGAAGTGCATGATGGCGCAGCCACCATGGACTGGATGGAACAAGAACAAGAGCGTGGCATCACCATTACGTCGGCAGCTACGACGGCGTTTTGGCGTGGCATGGCGAAGAACTATCCCGAACACCGCATCAACATCATCGACACCCCGGGTCACGTGGACTTCACCATTGAGGTGGAACGTTCCATGCGCGTCCTGGACGGTGCTTGCATGGTCTATTGCGCGGTGGGTGGCGTTCAGCCCCAGTCCGAAACCGTGTGGCGCCAAGCCAACAAGTACGGCGTGCCGCGTCTGGCCTTCGTCAACAAGATGGACCGCACCGGCGCCAACTTCTTCAAGGTCTATGACCAGCTGAAGAACCGCCTGCGCGCCAATCCCGTGCCGATCGTGATCCCGATCGGTGCCGAAGACACGTTCCAAGGCGTGGTCGACCTGGTCAAGATGAAGGCGATCATTTGGGACGAAGCCAGCCAAGGCATCAAGTTCGACTACCACGAGATTCCCGCCGAGCTGGAAGGCCTGGCCAACGAATGGCGTGAAAAGCTGGTTGAAGCCGCCGCTGAGTCGTCGGAAGAGCTGATGAACAAGTACCTGGAAACGGGTGCCTTGGACGAAGCCGAAATCAACCTGGCCATCCGCCAACGCACCATCGCTGGCGAAATCCAGCCGATGTTGTGCGGCACCGCCTTCAAGAACAAGGGCGTGCAGCGCATGCTGGACGCGGTCATCGACTACCTGCCTTCGCCCGTGGATATTCCCGCGGTTGACGGTCAGGATGACGAAGGCAATCCCATCACGCGTGAAGCTGACGACGGCGAGAAGTTCTCGGCGCTGGCATTCAAGCTGATGAGCGATCCGTTCGTGGGTCAATTGACCTTCGTGCGCGTTTACTCGGGCGTCCTGAAGTCGGGCGATACGGTCTACAACCCCATCAAGGGCAAGAAGGAACGTATCGGTCGCATTCTGCAGATGCACGCGAACAACCGCGAAGAAATCAAGGAAGTGTTGGCAGGTGACATCGCCGCCGTGGTGGGTCTGAAAGACGTGACCACCGGCGAAACGCTGTGCGACACCGACTCCCACATCCTGCTCGAACGCATGATTTTCCCCGAGCCCGTGATTTCGCAGGCCGTGGAACCGAAGTCGAAGGCTGACCAGGAAAAGATGGGTCTGGCGCTGTCGCGTCTGGCTCAGGAAGATCCGTCGTTCCGCGTGCGCAGCGACGAAGAATCCGGCCAAACCATCATTTCCGGTATGGGCGAGCTTCACCTGGAAATTCTGGTCGACCGCATGAAGCGTGAGTTCGGCGTTGAAGCCAACGTCGGCAAGCCGCAAGTGGCCTACCGTGAAACCATCCGCAAGACCTGCGACGAAGTTGAAGGCAAGTTCGTCAAGCAGTCGGGCGGCCGTGGCCAGTACGGTCACGTGGTGCTGAAGGTCGAGCCGTTGGCTCCTGGCGGTGGCTACGAATTCGTGGACGCCATCAAGGGCGGTGTGGTTCCTCGTGAATACATCCCCGCGGTGGACAAGGGCATTCAGGAAACGCTGCCTTCGGGCGTGTTGGCTGGCTACCCGATCGTCGACGTCAAGGTCACGCTGTTCTTCGGTTCGTACCACGATGTGGACTCGAACGAAAACGCGTTCAAGATGGCCGGCTCCATGGCATTCAAGGAAGGTCTGCGCAAGGCCAGCCCCGTGCTGCTGGAACCGATGATGGCCGTTGAAGTCGAAACGCCGGAAGACTACGCTGGTACCGTGATGGGCGATCTGTCCTCGCGTCGCGGCATGGTCCAAGGCATGGACGACATGGTCGGTGGCGGCAAGACCATCAAGGCTGAAGTGCCCCTGGCCGAGATGTTCGGTTACGCCACGAACCTGCGTTCGTTGACGCAAGGTCGTGCCACGTACACGATGGAATTCAAGCATTACTCCGAGGCTCCCAAGAACGTCGCTGACGAAGTCATCGCCGCTCGGGCCAAGTAA
- the rplC gene encoding 50S ribosomal protein L3, with protein MSNSTPTPAAHRLGLVGRKVGMTRIFTEEGESIPVTVLDVSNNRVTQVKSLETDGYAAIQVAYGTRRASRVAQPQTGHYAKAGTEAGSILKEFRLDPARAAEFAAGAVIAVESVFEAGQQVDVTGTTIGKGFAGTIKRHHFGSQRASHGNSRSHRVPGSIGQAQDPGRIFPGKRMAGHLGDVTRTVQNLDVVRVDVERGLLLVKGAVPGHAGADIVVRPAIKAPAKKGA; from the coding sequence ATGTCGAATTCGACACCCACGCCCGCCGCTCACCGGCTGGGGCTGGTGGGTCGCAAGGTCGGCATGACCCGCATTTTTACCGAGGAAGGTGAATCCATCCCGGTAACCGTGCTGGACGTGTCTAACAACCGCGTGACCCAAGTTAAGTCGCTGGAAACCGACGGCTACGCCGCGATCCAGGTGGCTTATGGCACTCGTCGTGCCTCGCGTGTGGCTCAGCCGCAAACGGGCCACTACGCCAAAGCCGGCACTGAAGCCGGTAGCATCCTCAAAGAATTCCGCCTTGATCCCGCTCGCGCTGCAGAATTTGCAGCTGGTGCCGTGATTGCCGTGGAATCCGTGTTCGAAGCCGGCCAACAGGTCGACGTGACGGGCACGACCATTGGTAAAGGCTTCGCCGGTACCATCAAGCGTCACCACTTCGGTTCGCAACGCGCGTCGCACGGTAACTCCCGTTCGCACCGCGTCCCGGGCTCGATTGGTCAAGCACAAGATCCGGGCCGTATTTTCCCGGGTAAGCGCATGGCTGGTCACCTGGGTGATGTCACCCGCACCGTTCAAAACCTCGACGTCGTTCGCGTTGACGTTGAGCGCGGCCTGCTGCTGGTCAAGGGCGCTGTCCCCGGCCACGCTGGCGCCGACATCGTCGTGCGCCCGGCCATCAAGGCCCCGGCCAAGAAGGGAGCGTAA
- a CDS encoding branched-chain amino acid ABC transporter permease: protein MSFRLLSGDPPRSRLLALALIAIVALLAAAPFLFPGPKSLAVAAKILVFVILVASYDLLLGYTGIVSFAHTMFFGIGAYGVAIASIRMEPGWAAVFAGVGAGLAVSLAFALLIGLASLRVRAIFYAMITLAVAAAFQTLVSQLSDLTGGEDGLNFKVPQLLRPAFRPLSEPVFGITIDGRIITYYLIAAVCVVLFLMLLRIVNSPFGRVLQAIRENPFRAEAIGYRTVLYRSLSNLLAAAFATLAGALYALWLRYNGPDTTLSFEIMLNILLMLVIGGMGTMYGAVVGASLFVFAQSYLQDGLQVIHDAVTGVAPLALLFEPDRWLLWLGILFVVSVYYFPTGIAGRLREFARRC from the coding sequence ATGTCATTCCGCCTGCTCTCCGGCGACCCGCCTCGCAGCCGCCTGCTGGCGCTTGCGCTGATTGCGATCGTTGCCCTGCTCGCTGCCGCGCCATTCCTCTTTCCCGGTCCCAAGTCGCTGGCGGTGGCGGCAAAGATCCTGGTGTTCGTGATTCTGGTTGCCAGCTATGACCTGCTGCTGGGCTACACCGGCATCGTGAGTTTTGCTCACACCATGTTCTTCGGCATCGGCGCCTATGGCGTGGCGATCGCCAGCATCCGGATGGAGCCAGGGTGGGCGGCGGTATTCGCGGGCGTGGGAGCGGGTCTCGCTGTGTCGCTGGCCTTTGCATTGCTGATTGGATTGGCCAGCCTGCGGGTGCGCGCCATTTTCTACGCGATGATCACGCTGGCGGTTGCCGCCGCGTTCCAGACGCTGGTGTCGCAATTGTCGGACCTGACAGGCGGTGAAGACGGCCTGAACTTCAAGGTGCCGCAACTGCTGCGACCGGCGTTCCGACCCTTGTCTGAACCCGTCTTCGGCATCACGATCGACGGCCGCATCATCACTTACTACCTGATCGCCGCGGTGTGCGTGGTGTTGTTCCTGATGCTGCTGCGCATCGTCAATTCGCCGTTCGGCCGCGTGCTCCAGGCCATTCGCGAGAACCCCTTCCGTGCCGAGGCCATCGGCTATCGCACTGTGCTGTATCGCAGCCTGTCGAACCTGCTCGCCGCCGCGTTCGCCACGCTGGCCGGCGCGCTGTACGCACTTTGGCTGCGCTACAACGGCCCGGACACCACACTGTCATTCGAAATCATGCTGAACATCCTGCTGATGCTGGTGATTGGTGGCATGGGGACGATGTATGGCGCCGTGGTGGGTGCGAGCCTGTTCGTATTCGCCCAAAGCTATCTGCAAGACGGCCTGCAAGTCATCCACGACGCGGTAACGGGCGTTGCGCCATTGGCGTTGCTATTCGAACCTGACCGCTGGCTGCTATGGCTGGGGATTCTGTTCGTGGTGTCGGTGTATTACTTCCCCACGGGAATCGCGGGGCGGCTAAGGGAGTTCGCGCGGAGGTGCTAG
- the rpsL gene encoding 30S ribosomal protein S12, which yields MPTISQLVRKPREVSIIKSKSPALENCPQRRGVCTRVYTTTPKKPNSALRKVAKVRLTNGYEVISYIGGEGHNLQEHSVVLVRGGRVKDLPGVRYHIVRGSLDLQGVKDRKQARSKYGAKRPKKA from the coding sequence ATGCCTACCATTAGCCAACTCGTGCGCAAGCCGCGCGAAGTCAGCATCATCAAAAGCAAGAGCCCCGCGCTCGAAAACTGCCCGCAACGCCGCGGCGTGTGCACTCGCGTGTACACCACCACCCCCAAGAAGCCGAACTCCGCTCTGCGCAAGGTTGCCAAAGTGCGTCTGACCAACGGTTACGAAGTCATTTCGTACATCGGCGGTGAAGGCCACAACCTGCAAGAGCACTCGGTGGTTCTGGTGCGTGGCGGTCGTGTCAAGGACTTGCCCGGTGTGCGTTATCACATCGTGCGCGGTTCCCTCGACCTGCAAGGCGTCAAGGATCGTAAGCAAGCCCGCTCGAAGTACGGCGCCAAGCGCCCGAAGAAGGCTTAA
- the rplW gene encoding 50S ribosomal protein L23, with product MNAERLMQVILAPIVTEKATFVAEKNQQVAFRVVADATKPEIKAAVELLFKVQVESVQVLNRKGKVKRFGRFVGRRRNERKAYVSLKDGQEIDFAEVK from the coding sequence ATGAACGCTGAACGCTTGATGCAAGTCATTCTGGCTCCGATCGTGACCGAAAAGGCCACGTTCGTCGCTGAGAAGAATCAGCAAGTCGCTTTCCGTGTCGTGGCTGACGCTACCAAGCCGGAAATCAAGGCTGCCGTCGAACTGCTCTTCAAGGTGCAGGTCGAGTCCGTGCAGGTCCTCAACCGTAAGGGCAAAGTCAAGCGCTTTGGCCGATTCGTTGGCCGCCGCCGTAATGAGCGCAAGGCTTACGTGTCGCTCAAGGACGGCCAGGAAATCGACTTTGCGGAGGTGAAGTAA
- the rplV gene encoding 50S ribosomal protein L22: protein METTAIIRGVHISAQKTRLVADLIRGQKVGRALEILTFSPKKAAVILKKAVESAIANAEHNDGADIDELKVTTIFVDKAQSMKRFSARAKGRGNRIEKQTCHITVKVGA from the coding sequence ATGGAAACTACTGCCATTATCCGTGGGGTGCACATCTCGGCACAGAAGACCCGTCTGGTTGCGGACTTGATCCGTGGTCAGAAGGTCGGTCGTGCCCTGGAAATCCTCACCTTCTCGCCGAAGAAGGCTGCCGTCATCCTGAAGAAGGCTGTCGAGTCCGCCATCGCCAACGCCGAGCACAACGACGGCGCCGATATCGACGAACTGAAAGTCACCACGATTTTTGTGGACAAGGCTCAGTCGATGAAGCGCTTCTCCGCTCGCGCCAAGGGCCGCGGCAACCGTATCGAGAAGCAGACTTGCCATATCACGGTCAAGGTCGGAGCTTAA
- the rplD gene encoding 50S ribosomal protein L4, which translates to MDLKLLNDQGQAAATFSAPDTIFGRDFNEALIHQIVVAFQANARAGNRAQKDRAEVKHSTKKPWRQKGTGRARAGMTSSPLWRGGGRIFPNSPEENFSQKVNKKMYRAGIRSILSQLAREDRIAVVESFDLESPKTKAAAAKLKSLGLDSVLIITDSVDENVYLATRNLPHVAVVEPRYADPLSLVHYKKVLITKPAIAQLEEMLG; encoded by the coding sequence ATGGATCTCAAGCTCCTGAACGACCAAGGTCAGGCCGCTGCTACGTTCAGCGCGCCCGATACGATCTTCGGCCGTGACTTCAACGAAGCACTGATTCATCAGATCGTGGTGGCTTTCCAAGCCAATGCCCGTGCCGGCAACCGCGCTCAGAAGGATCGTGCCGAAGTTAAGCACTCGACCAAGAAGCCCTGGCGCCAGAAGGGTACCGGCCGCGCACGCGCTGGTATGACTTCGTCGCCGCTGTGGCGTGGCGGTGGTCGGATTTTCCCGAACTCGCCCGAAGAGAACTTCAGCCAGAAGGTCAACAAGAAGATGTACCGCGCCGGGATCCGTTCGATCTTGTCGCAACTGGCTCGTGAAGACCGTATCGCCGTTGTCGAATCGTTTGATCTGGAATCGCCCAAGACCAAGGCTGCTGCTGCAAAGCTGAAGAGCCTGGGCCTGGACTCGGTCCTGATCATCACCGACAGCGTTGATGAGAATGTTTACCTCGCCACCCGCAACCTGCCGCACGTTGCTGTTGTCGAGCCCCGTTATGCCGATCCGTTGTCGCTGGTCCACTACAAGAAAGTGCTGATCACCAAGCCGGCCATCGCTCAACTCGAGGAGATGCTGGGATGA
- the tuf gene encoding elongation factor Tu produces MAKGKFERTKPHVNVGTIGHVDHGKTTLTAAITTVLSNKFGGEAKGYDQIDATPEEKARGITINTAHVEYETEARHYAHVDCPGHADYVKNMITGAAQMDGAILVVSAADGPMPQTREHILLSRQVGVPYIIVFLNKADMVDDAELLELVEMEVRELLSKYDFPGDDTPIVKGSAKLALEGDKGELGEQAIMALAAALDSYIPTPERAVDGTFLMPVEDVFSISGRGTVVTGRIERGIVKVGEEIEIVGLVPTVKTTCTGVEMFRKLLDQGQAGDNVGILLRGTKREDVQRGQVLAKPGSITPHTDFTSEVYILSKEEGGRHTPFFQGYRPQFYFRTTDVTGTIELPADKEMVLPGDNVAMTVKLLAPIAMEEGLRFAIREGGRTVGAGVVAKILK; encoded by the coding sequence ATGGCAAAAGGCAAGTTTGAACGTACCAAGCCGCACGTGAACGTGGGTACGATTGGTCACGTTGACCACGGCAAAACGACGTTGACGGCAGCTATCACGACCGTTCTGTCGAACAAGTTCGGTGGCGAAGCCAAGGGCTACGACCAGATCGATGCGACTCCTGAAGAAAAGGCTCGCGGCATCACGATCAACACCGCCCACGTCGAGTACGAAACGGAAGCGCGTCACTACGCTCACGTTGACTGCCCGGGCCACGCTGACTATGTGAAGAACATGATCACGGGCGCGGCGCAAATGGACGGCGCGATCCTGGTTGTGTCGGCCGCTGACGGCCCGATGCCGCAAACGCGTGAACACATCCTGCTGAGCCGTCAGGTTGGCGTGCCGTACATCATCGTCTTCCTGAACAAGGCTGACATGGTTGACGACGCCGAGCTGCTCGAGCTGGTGGAAATGGAAGTTCGCGAACTTCTGTCGAAGTACGACTTCCCGGGTGATGACACCCCGATCGTCAAGGGTTCGGCCAAGCTGGCGCTGGAAGGCGACAAGGGCGAACTGGGCGAGCAAGCCATCATGGCTCTGGCCGCTGCACTGGATTCGTACATCCCGACGCCCGAGCGCGCCGTGGACGGCACGTTCCTGATGCCGGTTGAAGATGTGTTCTCGATCTCGGGTCGTGGCACGGTGGTTACCGGCCGTATCGAACGCGGCATCGTGAAGGTCGGCGAAGAAATCGAAATCGTGGGCCTGGTGCCGACGGTCAAGACGACTTGCACGGGCGTTGAAATGTTCCGCAAGCTGCTGGACCAAGGTCAAGCTGGCGACAACGTGGGCATTCTGCTGCGCGGCACCAAGCGTGAAGACGTCCAGCGTGGCCAAGTTCTGGCCAAGCCGGGCTCGATCACGCCGCACACGGACTTCACGTCCGAGGTGTACATCCTGTCCAAGGAAGAAGGCGGCCGTCACACGCCGTTCTTCCAAGGCTATCGTCCCCAGTTCTACTTCCGCACGACGGACGTGACGGGCACGATCGAGCTGCCGGCCGACAAGGAAATGGTTCTGCCGGGCGACAACGTGGCCATGACGGTCAAGCTGTTGGCTCCGATCGCCATGGAAGAAGGCCTGCGTTTCGCCATCCGTGAAGGCGGTCGTACCGTCGGCGCCGGCGTCGTCGCCAAGATCCTGAAGTAA
- the rpsS gene encoding 30S ribosomal protein S19, translating into MSRSIKKGPFVDAHLIKKVDTAVAGKDKKPIKTWSRRSTILPEFIGLTIAVHNGKQHVPVYINENMVGHKLGEFALTRTFKGHAADKKAKR; encoded by the coding sequence ATGTCACGTTCGATCAAGAAAGGCCCGTTTGTCGATGCTCACCTGATCAAAAAGGTGGACACGGCCGTCGCGGGCAAAGACAAGAAGCCGATCAAGACCTGGTCGCGTCGTTCCACGATCCTGCCCGAGTTCATCGGCCTGACGATCGCGGTCCACAACGGCAAGCAACATGTCCCCGTGTACATCAACGAGAACATGGTCGGTCACAAGCTGGGCGAGTTCGCGCTGACCCGTACGTTCAAGGGCCACGCTGCGGACAAGAAGGCGAAGAGGTAA
- the rplB gene encoding 50S ribosomal protein L2 — protein sequence MALVKVKPTSAGRRGMVKVVSPNLHKGEPYAPLLEKKTRGSGRNNNGHITIRHRGGGHKQHYRVVDFRRDKDGIPAKVERLEYDPNRTAHIALLCYADGERRYIIAPRGLEVGATLLSGTDAPIRAGNTLPIRNIPVGTTIHCVEMLPGKGAQMVRSAGASAVLLAREGIYAQVRLRSGEVRRVHIECRATIGEVGNEEHSLRQIGKAGAMRWRGIRPTVRGVAMNPVDHPHGGGEGRTGEAREPVSPWGTPAKGFKTRRNKRTNNMIVQRRKRK from the coding sequence ATGGCCCTCGTAAAAGTTAAGCCGACTTCGGCTGGCCGCCGTGGCATGGTGAAGGTTGTTAGCCCGAACCTGCACAAGGGTGAGCCCTACGCGCCGCTGCTGGAAAAGAAGACCCGTGGTTCTGGCCGTAACAACAACGGTCACATCACGATCCGTCACCGTGGTGGTGGTCACAAGCAACACTACCGTGTCGTCGACTTCCGTCGCGACAAGGACGGTATCCCGGCAAAGGTCGAGCGTCTGGAATATGACCCCAACCGTACGGCGCACATCGCACTGCTGTGCTACGCCGACGGCGAACGTCGTTACATCATCGCTCCGCGTGGTCTGGAAGTGGGTGCTACCTTGCTGTCGGGCACCGATGCTCCGATCCGCGCTGGTAACACGCTGCCGATCCGCAACATCCCGGTGGGTACGACGATTCACTGCGTCGAAATGCTGCCTGGCAAGGGTGCTCAAATGGTCCGTTCGGCCGGCGCTTCCGCCGTCCTGCTGGCTCGCGAAGGCATCTACGCTCAGGTTCGTCTGCGCTCGGGTGAAGTTCGCCGTGTGCACATCGAATGCCGCGCCACCATTGGTGAAGTCGGTAACGAAGAACACAGCCTGCGCCAAATCGGCAAGGCCGGTGCAATGCGTTGGCGTGGTATCCGCCCGACGGTCCGTGGCGTTGCCATGAACCCGGTGGATCACCCGCACGGTGGCGGCGAAGGCCGTACCGGTGAAGCACGCGAGCCGGTCAGCCCGTGGGGCACCCCGGCGAAGGGTTTCAAGACCCGTCGCAACAAGCGGACGAACAATATGATCGTCCAACGGCGCAAGCGCAAGTAA
- the rplP gene encoding 50S ribosomal protein L16 translates to MLQPSRRKYRKEQKGRNTGLATRGTHVSFGEFGLKATGRGRLTARQIEAARRAINRHIKRGGRIWIRIFPDKPISQKPAEVRMGNGKGNPEYWVAEIQPGKVLYEMEGVSEEIAREAFRLAAAKLPISTTFVARHIGA, encoded by the coding sequence ATGCTGCAACCCTCTCGCAGAAAGTATCGCAAAGAGCAGAAGGGCCGCAACACCGGTCTGGCGACCCGTGGTACCCACGTGTCGTTTGGCGAATTCGGTCTGAAGGCCACCGGCCGTGGCCGTCTGACCGCTCGCCAGATCGAAGCCGCTCGTCGTGCTATCAATCGTCACATCAAGCGTGGCGGCCGTATCTGGATTCGCATTTTCCCGGATAAGCCCATCTCGCAGAAGCCCGCCGAAGTCCGTATGGGTAACGGTAAGGGTAATCCTGAGTACTGGGTCGCTGAAATTCAGCCCGGCAAAGTGCTCTACGAAATGGAAGGTGTGAGCGAAGAGATCGCGCGTGAAGCTTTCCGCCTGGCCGCTGCCAAGCTGCCGATTTCGACCACGTTCGTCGCGCGTCATATCGGTGCTTAA